A window from Fragaria vesca subsp. vesca linkage group LG5, FraVesHawaii_1.0, whole genome shotgun sequence encodes these proteins:
- the LOC101292024 gene encoding protein LYK5-like, whose protein sequence is MVCILLLFFFTSQILAQPAPQSNSTTSFSCAVDAPSSCETYVAYFVESPGYMNLENISDLFGVSVSSISQASNLASSYTGQTRLVAGQLLLVPITCGCTGNRSFANITYSIKRGDSYYVVSMYTFENLTRWPLVVEMNPALVPSLLQIGVKVIFPLFCKCPSKMYSDLGIKYLLTYVWQTNDDIFRVSAKFNISALNISGANNFDNGSPVVGQPVLIPLTKLPALSQPLPPHGKHIFKHRLMLIVIICLGVALSVASLLAIFLVHTHRLRKRQKLLNDKSLSLESAEWFRMKEGKSEEKIEMKFIQDKLLPGVSSYLGKAILYDVKTIMEATMNLNDHCGIGGSVYRAVIDGKVLAVKKTKEDVTEELNILQKVNHANLVKLMGISSEIDGVRFLVYEYAENGSLDKWLYHKTSTNSSSGAFLTWSQRLSIALDVANGLQYLHEHTQPSIVHMDIRTSNILLDSKYKAKIANFSMARTAANSVTPKVDVFSFGVILLSLLSGKKGMETTDNGEVIMLWKDVRGVLEAEEKKQEKLRAWMDPTLESFYPIDGALSLTALASACTQEKSSARPSMAEVVFNLSVLTHSSSESTLERSWNSALEVEEVLQTISPIKAR, encoded by the coding sequence ATGGTCTGTATTCTGCTACTGTTCTTCTTCACCTCTCAAATTTTAGCCCAGCCAGCACCACAATCAAACTCGACCACAAGCTTTTCATGTGCAGTAGATGCACCATCCTCATGTGAAACATATGTAGCTTACTTTGTAGAATCTCCAGGGTATATGAACCTGGAAAACATATCTGATCTATTTGGGGTCAGTGTGTCATCAATTTCCCAGGCCAGTAATCTAGCTTCCAGTTACACAGGTCAGACTCGATTGGTTGCAGGCCAACTCTTACTAGTACCTATCACCTGTGGTTGCACTGGAAACCGGTCTTTTGCGAACATCACCTATTCCATCAAGAGAGGAGATAGCTACTACGTGGTTTCGATGTATACATTTGAGAATCTCACCAGATGGCCGTTAGTGGTAGAGATGAATCCGGCTCTGGTTCCCAGCCTCTTGCAGATTGGTGTCAAAGTGATTTTCCCTTTGTTCTGCAAATGTCCCTCGAAGATGTACTCAGATTTAGGAATTAAGTATCTCTTGACATATGTCTGGCAAACCAATGATGACATCTTTAGAGTGAGTGCCAAGTTTAATATTTCAGCATTGAACATCTCAGGCGCCAATAACTTCGACAATGGAAGTCCAGTAGTGGGACAACCAGTGCTAATCCCACTGACAAAGTTGCCTGCTCTATCCCAACCCCTACCCCCTCATGGGAAACACATATTCAAGCACCGGTTGATGCTCATTGTCATCATATGCTTGGGGGTTGCTCTAAGTGTTGCTTCTCTTTTGGCAATTTTCTTGGTGCATACTCATCGTCTGCGCAAGAGACAGAAGCTTTTGAATGACAAGAGTTTATCTCTGGAGAGCGCTGAATGGTTTCGAATGAAAGAAGGAAAGAGTGAAGAAAAGATTGAGATGAAGTTCATACAGGACAAGCTTCTTCCCGGAGTTTCAAGCTATCTAGGAAAAGCAATTCTCTATGATGTCAAAACAATTATGGAGGCAACCATGAATCTAAACGATCACTGTGGGATTGGAGGGTCTGTATACAGGGCAGTAATTGATGGGAAGGTCTTGGCTGTGAAGAAAACCAAGGAAGATGTCACTGAGGAACTAAATATCCTGCAGAAGGTAAATCATGCAAATCTGGTGAAACTAATGGGCATCTCATCTGAGATAGATGGAGTTCGCTTCTTGGTTTATGAATATGCAGAAAATGGATCACTTGATAAATGGTTGTATCATAAAACATCAACCAATTCAAGTTCCGGGGCATTCCTCACATGGAGTCAAAGATTAAGCATAGCTCTAGATGTCGCCAATGGCCTGCAATACTTGCACGAACACACACAACCGAGCATCGTTCACATGGATATAAGGACTAGTAACATACTTTTGGACTCCAAATACAAGGCCAAGATAGCAAACTTCTCCATGGCTAGAACAGCCGCAAACAGTGTTACACCAAAGGTGGATGTTTTCTCTTTTGGTGTTATTCTGCTGTCTTTGCTTTCAGGGAAGAAAGGAATGGAAACGACAGATAATGGCGAGGTCATTATGTTGTGGAAGGATGTCAGGGGGGTTTTGGAAGCTGAAGAGAAAAAACAGGAGAAGCTGAGAGCATGGATGGATCCAACTTTGGAGAGCTTCTATCCCATTGATGGTGCTTTGAGCTTGACAGCCTTAGCAAGCGCATGCACACAGGAAAAGTCATCAGCAAGACCAAGCATGGCAGAAGTGGTCTTCAACCTCTCTGTTCTTACTCATTCATCGTCTGAATCGACGCTGGAGAGGTCTTGGAATTCTGCATTGGAAGTAGAAGAAGTTCTTCAAACTATCAGTCCTATCAAAGCTCGCTGA
- the LOC101308687 gene encoding lysM domain receptor-like kinase 4-like — protein sequence MEYYSILVFLLFLLFTPKFKAQQSYAGNSVLDCNSTDDAGPSSAFLYTCNGQKQSCKSFLIFKSQPPYNSLSAISNLTSSDPSELARINIISANTQLLPTSKEVIVPVVCSCSGQYYEAKTSFLVPSIDDTYFTIANNTYQGLSTCDALMSHNNYSATSVEPGLKLQVPLRCACPTRNQTLNGTKFLLTYLVSWDDSVSEVSKRFNVSEKSVLQANGFTEDDPTLFPFTTILIPLPVEPSSFQTQIQYPPPLISPSVRPIHGKTRLRKVYVWIGIGVFVVVLCMSLFVALLYHRKRGSPKIIAEGKSKKELDLQEELYVSIAKADAGLKLYRYEELESATDDFSSKNWLGGSVYSGFLSGNVLVAIKKMTKDVSVEVKLLQKINHFNLISLLGACQHCKDFYLVYEFMENGSLRDWLSCPQVLGWKHRVQIALDIANGLHYLHNFTSPAYVHKDIKSINILLNKDLRAKIANFSLARSAEKETYGFSSRKFAHVSKGYMAPEYIEYGLVTPAMDVYAFGVVMLELVTGKEAVFTEDGVEALLSEAVFLVMEGGDGEVALVGIVDPNLNVEHLMEFAVRLIKLSLACLAEEPEDRPRMPQVLSSVLKIQLDANRKIQNFL from the coding sequence ATGGAGTACTACTCCATACTTGTTTTCTTGCTTTTCTTGCTGTTCACTCCAAAGTTCAAAGCTCAACAAAGCTATGCCGGTAACTCAGTTCTGGACTGTAATAGCACTGATGATGCAGGGCCATCCTCGGCTTTTCTTTACACCTGCAATGGTCAGAAGCAGTCCTGCAAGTCTTTCTTGATCTTCAAGTCTCAACCTCCTTACAATTCACTCTCCGCCATCTCAAACCTCACATCTTCAGACCCATCTGAGCTTGCTCGAATCAACATCATCTCCGCTAACACACAGTTGTTGCCTACAAGCAAAGAGGTGATTGTTCCTGTGGTCTGTTCTTGCTCAGGTCAGTACTATGAGGCCAAAACCTCTTTTCTAGTTCCCAGCATTGATGACACCTATTTTACAATAGCAAACAACACATATCAAGGTTTGTCTACTTGTGATGCTCTCATGAGCCATAACAATTACAGTGCAACTAGTGTGGAACCTGGTTTGAAGTTACAGGTACCACTTAGGTGTGCTTGTCCAACAAGAAACCAAACTTTGAATGGTACTAAATTTTTGTTAACCTACTTGGTTAGCTGGGATGACTCTGTCTCTGAAGTTAGTAAGAGATTTAATGTCAGTGAAAAGAGTGTCCTTCAGGCCAATGGGTTTACAGAAGACGATCCTACTTTGTTTCCCTTTACAACAATTCTCATTCCACTTCCAGTAGAGCCTTCAAGCTTTCAAACCCAAATCCAGTATCCCCCGCCACTGATTTCTCCTTCGGTTAGGCCTATTCATGGAAAAACAAGGTTAAGGAAAGTATATGTTTGGATAGGGATTGGAGTTTTTGTAGTAGTCCTTTGCATGAGTCTCTTTGTGGCCCTCTTGTATCATCGGAAAAGGGGTTCTCCAAAGATTATTGCTGAAGGAAAATCCAAAAAGGAATTGGATTTGCAAGAAGAACTGTATGTTTCCATTGCTAAAGCTGATGCTGGTTTGAAACTCTATAGATATGAAGAACTGGAAAGTGCTACAGATGATTTCAGCAGCAAGAACTGGTTAGGTGGCTCTGTTTATAGTGGCTTTCTCAGTGGAAATGTGCTAGTAGCCATAAAAAAGATGACCAAAGATGTGAGTGTGGAGGTGAAGTTACTGCAAAAGATCAACCACTTCAATCTGATAAGTCTTTTGGGCGCGTGCCAACACTGTAAGGATTTCTACCTTGTCTATGAGTTCATGGAGAATGGTTCATTAAGAGATTGGCTAAGTTGTCCACAAGTTTTGGGATGGAAGCACAGGGTTCAAATTGCTTTGGACATTGCCAATGGGCTTCACTATCTTCACAATTTCACCAGTCCTGCCTATGTGCACAAGGATATTAAAAGTATCAATATTCTTCTCAATAAAGATTTAAGGGCAAAGATTGCCAATTTCAGTCTTGCAAGATCAGCAGAGAAGGAAACTTATGGCTTTTCATCTCGGAAGTTTGCACATGTATCAAAAGGCTACATGGCACCAGAATATATAGAATATGGGTTGGTGACACCTGCAATGGATGTATATGCTTTTGGGGTTGTCATGCTGGAACTAGTAACAGGAAAAGAAGCTGTCTTCACTGAGGATGGAGTAGAAGCACTTCTTTCAGAAGCTGTGTTTTTAGTAATGGAAGGAGGAGATGGAGAAGTTGCCCTTGTTGGAATAGTAGATCCCAATTTGAATGTAGAGCACTTGATGGAGTTTGCAGTAAGATTGATAAAGTTAAGTCTAGCCTGCTTGGCTGAAGAACCAGAAGATAGACCTAGAATGCCTCAAGTACTCTCATCTGTGCTGAAAATACAATTGGATGCAAATAGGAAAATACAGAACTTTTTGTAA